The window CTGCCGCAGTACAAGACCACGCCCATCCTGATGCTGACCACCGAATCCTCCGACGCTATGAAGGCGGCCGGCCGGGCGGCCGGGGCAACGGGCTGGCTGGTCAAGCCCTTCGATCCCGCGCGCCTGATCGAAGTCGTCAAGAAGGTCATCCGCTAAAACACACGCGCCCGATTCATGCCGCGCGACTAATTCACCAATCAGAAATGGCCCAATCATGAGCAAATCCGGTACTCCCGCCAGTCAGTCATCAGCAGGTGACTTCGACCTGACGCAGTTCTACCAGGTGTTCTTCGAAGAGGCCGCTGAAAACCTCGCATCGATGGAAAACATGCTGCTCGCGATCGATGTCGACGATCCGGTGGAGGAAGACCTGCACGCCATTTTCCGCGCGGCGCACTCCATCAAAGGCGGCGCGGCGACTTTCGGCTTTCAGGATGTCGCGGAACTCACGCACGAACTTGAAACGATGCTCGACCGCGTCCGCAAACACGAAATTCCATTGACCACCGAAATTGTCGACACCCTGCTCGAAGCGGGTGACGTCCTCAAGGCCCAACTCGCCCGGCATCAGGCAGGCGACACCGGCGAGGTGGGCGATATATCAGAACCTGCTGGCGACCGTGCGCAGACTTGCCGTCGGCGCCACCGAAACCGCGAGCTCCGTCGAAGTTGTCATGGCAACCGTTTCGGCAAAGCCTGCCAATGCCTCCAGCATCGCAGCGCCTGGCAACACGGCAAAACCCACTGACGGCACCTACCTCTACGACATGGAGATCGGCCCGCTGGACGATGAGAGCATCTTCGACAGCATCGTCGAATTGTTTTCCGAGATCCCCAATCTCGGCAACATTACGCCACACGAAACGCCGATCACCGCCGCCGACACGCTGGAAGTTACGGCACCCACCAAGTCTGGCAAAGGTACGAAAGGCGCAAAAGCCACCAAGGGAGCCAAGGCGGCCAAGGACACCAAGGCCGCCAAAGTTGAGCCCCTCACCTACTCGCGCCGCTACCGGGTCGTCACCACGACACCGGAAAACGAGTTGTGTGATCTTTTCAGTTTCCATGTGAGCCGCGACCAAGTGCGGTTCACCGTTGTAGTAACGTCCGAAGCGTACGGGGCCCACGCGCAAGATATGCGCGGGGACCGTCCGCCGATGGACACCCCATCCAGCGATCCCGGCTACGGCATTTTTGACGAAGCGGATATACAAGCGGTAACCATTGATACCGCCACGACCACAACCACCGCCACCACACCAATCGAAATCGCCAAACCCGCGCCAAAAGTGCGCGCGGAGCACGCGCCCGCCGCCGGCGCGGATGCCTCGACGTTGCGCGTCTCGGTCGAAAAAGTCGACCAACTCATCAATCTGGTCGGTGAACTCGTGATTACGCAAGCGATGCTATCCAACCGCGGACGCACCATCGACCCGATCATCCACGAAGGCATCCTCTCCGGCTTTGCCGACCTGGAACGCAACACCCGCTCCCTGCAGGACGCCGTGATGTCGATCCGCATGATCCCCATGGCCGTTGTATTCAATCGCTTCCCGCGCATGCTGCGCGACCTGGCCGCCAAACTGGGCAAGGAAATAGACCTGAAGACGACCGGTGAAGCCACCGAACTCGACAAGGGCCTCATCGAAAAAATCACCGACCCGCTCAATCACCTGATCCGCAACTCGGTCGATCACGGCATTGAATCGCCCGAGAAACGCATTGCCGCCGGCAAATCACCACGCGGCACCATTTTCCTGTCCGCGTCGCATCAGGGCGGCAGCATCGTAATTGAAGTTCGCGACGACGGCGCCGGCCTCAATCGCGAAAAAATTCTCGCCAAGGCGAAAAAACAGGGCCTCGCCGTCACCGATGACATGCCCGACAAGGACGTCTGGCAGCTCATCTGGGCACCGGGATTTTCCACCGCCGAACAAGTCACCGACGTTTCCGGCCGTGGCGTTGGCATGGATGTGGTGACCAAAAGCATCAACGCACTCGGCGGCACCGCCGAAGTCGATTCCGCCGAAGGATATGGCACGCGCGTATCGATCCGCCTGCCGCTCACGCTCGCCATCATGGATGGCATGTCGGTTGCCGTGAATGGCGACACTACATCATTCCACTCGCCAACGTCGTCGAGTCACTTCAGGTGGCCGACGGCATGCTGCGCACCGTGGTCGGCCAAGGCCGCGTGGTGGAAGTGCGCACCGATTACTTGCCGGTGGTGGCCCTGCATGAAGTCTTCCGTGCGCCGCCGCCCAAGAAGGACTCGGCCAGCAAGATCCTCGTCATCATCGAATTCGAAGGCGCAAAGACCGCGCTGATGGTCGATCAACTGATTGGCCAGTATCAGGTGGTGGTGAAAAACCTCGAAGCCAATTACCGCAAGGTACCCGGCGTATCCGGCGCCACCATCATGGGGGACGGGCGGGTCGCCCTGATCCTCGATGTCGCCCATGTCGTCATCGCTGGTAGCAGCGCCGGTCCGAACCCAGCGCGCTCCAAACAACTTAGCCACTGATCCGAAGGAGAAACTTGAATGCAACCGCAAACGCAAACACAGCACCAGGCGCAGGTGAGCGCCGCACCTGCCCCGCAGAACAACGAATTCCTGACCTTCAAACTCGGCGCCGAGGAATAGGAACAAATCCGGCCCGCACCCGAATTCGGCGCGGCACTCGATACCGAATACATCACCGGCCTGGGCACGGTGGACAAACGCATGCTGATCCTGATGGACATCGAGAAACTGATGACGGGGCAGGACATGGCGCTGGTGGACGCGTCAATTCATTGACGACTGATGGACTTGCTACAAAATTTTCGAACTTAACTGTGGAGTAAATCATGAACGTGTCAGATATGAAGATTGGTGTGCGGCTCTCAATTGGCTTTGCCGTGACCCTCCTTTTGCTCATCGCGGTCGCTGGCATCAGCTACCAGCGCATCGGGACGCTTGACAGCGAGATAGACCAATTGACTCACGTCCAGTTTCCCAAAACTGTTCAGGCCAATAATGTTATCGACGCGATCAACGCGATCGCGCGCCAGATGCGCAATGCCTACATCTACAGCGGCGCCGAGCAACAAAAATCGCTCGATTCCCTGGGTCCACAGCGGAAAATCATCGACGAAAACCTGGACAAGCTCGACAAGTCCATCACGTCCGACAAGGGCAAGGAAATCCTGAAGAAGGTCAAGGACGCCCGCATCGCCTACCGGGCAGACCAGGACAAGTTCATCGAGTTGCTCAAGGCTGACAAAAAGGCGGAGGTCGTCGCACTGATGCAAGGTAGCCTTCGAAAGAATCAAACTGACTATCTCGGCGCGGTGAACGAGATCATCGATTTTCAGAGCGCGTTGATGGAGACAGAGGGCAAGGACGCCGGCGCCAGTGCCGAATCCGCCCAGCGCTTGATGCTGATTCTAGGCTTGGTTGCAACTATTCTTACTGCCCTGTTCGGCTGGTTCATCACCCGCAGCATTACCGGCCCGATTTCGGATGCAATGGCCGTGGCGGACGCTATCGCCGCAGGTGATTTGAACAAGCGAATCGATATCAAGAGCAGCGATGAGACGGGCAAGCTCCTGCTCTCCATGCAGAAAATGGTCGAGACGCTGAAGGGTTTCTACGCCGCACAGAACGAAATGAAGAAGCAGCATGACGCCGGCACGATCAGCTACCGTATCCCGGCCGATAGCTTTGCCGGCAGTTATCGCGAAATGGCGGTGATGACCAATGAACTGGTCGCGGCGCATATCGCAGTCAAGATGAAAATTGTCGACGTAGTTTCGCGCTATGCGCTGGGCGACCTGTCGCTGGACATGGACAAGCTGCCAGGCGAAAAAGCCAAGATCACGGTTGCGATTGACGGCGTCAAATCGAGCCTGCAATCGGTCAACGGGGAAATCGCAAAACTGGTTGAAGCGGCGGTCCGCGGTGACTTTACCGTGCGCGGTGAAGCCGACAAGTATCAGTACGATTTCCGCAAGATGGTCGATGGGTTGAACCGCCTGATGCAGGTCAGCGACACCGGCCTGAACGAGGTGGTGCGCGTACTCGGTGCATTGGCCAAGGGCGACTTGACTGAAAAAATCACCAACGACTACCAGGGCACGTTCGGGCGCCTGAAGGACGACTCGAACACGACCGTTGATCGGCTCGCCGAGATCGTCAGCCAGATCAAGGAGTCAACCGAATCGATCAATGTCGCCTCGAAGGAAATCGCCTCCGGCAACACCGACCTGTCTTCGCGCACCGAAGAGCAAGCCAGTTCGCTCGAGGAAACCGCGTCGTCCATGGAAGAGTTGACCTCGACGGTGAAACAGAACGCCGAGAACGCCCGGCAAGCCAATCAACTGGCGACTGGTGCCTCGGATGTCGCCGTGCGCGGCGGCGACGTGGTCGGCCAGGTAGTGACCACCATGAGTTCGATCAACGAGAGCTCGAAGAAGATCGTCGACATCATCAGCGTCATCGACGGCATCGCCTTCCAGACCAACATCCTGGCCCTGAACGCGGCGGTCGAAGCCGCCCGGGCCGGCGAGCAGGGCCGCGGCTTTGCGGTGGTCGCCACCGAAGTGCGCAATCTGGCCCAGCGCAGTGCGGCGGCGGCCAAGGAGATCAAGGAGCTCATTGGGGACTCCGTCGAGAAGGTCGGCGCGGGCACCAAGCTGGTCGATGAAGCCGGCAAGACGATGGAAGAGATCGTGAGCTCGGTCAAGCGGGTGACGGACATCATGGCCGAGATCACGGCGGCGAGCCAGGAGCAGAGCTCGGGGATCGAGCAGGTGAACCAGGCGATCACGCAGATGGATGAGGTGACGCAGCAGAACGCGGCGCTGGTGGAACAGGCGGCGGCGGCAGCCGAGAGCATGGAAGAGCAGGCGGGGAATCTGTCGCAGGCGGTGTCGATCTTCAAGCTGACCCAGCAGGCGGGGCGTCCGGCGATGGCAAAAGTATCCGCACCGGCCAAGGTGGCGAATCTGTCGAACCATCGCAAGCCGGCGCAGCTCGCGCATCACGCACCAGCCAAGCCCAAGGCGGCAAAGGCGGCGGGCGGCGGGGACTCGGAATGGAATGAGTTTTAAGGCAGCCAATACATAAACGTACGTCATTCCCGCGTGGGCGGGAATCCAAGTTCGATCAATCCTTGGATTCCCGTCTGCGCGGGAATGACGAACATTCGAGGATAGGGAAATGATCAAGAACTTGGGAAAGAAAGAAAAAACGAATTGCGGCAAAAGCGCAATCGGCGCGCTGGTACTTTCCTCGTTCTTCGTTTGTCCCGCCTGGGCGGGCCGTCCACTCGCAACCGAAGATGCGGGCGTGCTGGGCGACCGCGAATGCGAAATCGAAAGCTACGCCGGTCAGGCCCGGGAGAGCAGCAGCCCCAACGTCAATGCGCTTTGGGTGCAGTACGGCTGCGGTATCGGTCGAAATACCCAATTAGCCTTCGGCGCCGGCACCGAACGATCGGCCGGCGACCTCACCAAAGCCGCGGCGCTGACGGGAAAGACCTTCCTGCGTGAACTCACCGAGGAACAAACCGGTTTTACATTGGCGTACGCACTCTTCGGCGCACAAGAGCCGGGCAACAGCTTCAAGCACGAGGCCACCGAACTTAAGGGTGGCCGTTACCGCCCCTCATTGGATGGCTGTTTCACGCCAATCTGGGCGCGCACTACGCGCATAACTCTGGTCAACACAGCAGCGTTTGGGCATTAGCCGTTGAACGCCCCGGTGCATTCGGGCCGGTGGACCTAATGGCCGAGGTATTCGGCGACGACCGCAGCGCGGCATGGGTGCAGGTCGCCACGCGCTGGACGATTGTCCCCAAGCGCTTTTACGTGGATACCTCGTGGGGGGTGCAGACGGATAGTGCCCGCGCCAAACAAATTACCGTCGGACTCAAGATCGCTATGTGAGCACGGCCCACTTTTTCAATTTCCATTTCCATTATCCGTTTTCTACAAGCCACATCACCTGAACAGCAGCGTGTCAGGACACAAACAAAGTCAGAAAGGTTATAGATCATGACGCAGGCAATGCAGACCCCGGTAGCAGATGTCGCCGCACTACAGTTGGCCGCTGGCCAAATGCAGGCCAATGAGTTCCTCACCTTTACCCTCGGCCAC is drawn from Betaproteobacteria bacterium and contains these coding sequences:
- a CDS encoding Hpt domain-containing protein gives rise to the protein MSKSGTPASQSSAGDFDLTQFYQVFFEEAAENLASMENMLLAIDVDDPVEEDLHAIFRAAHSIKGGAATFGFQDVAELTHELETMLDRVRKHEIPLTTEIVDTLLEAGDVLKAQLARHQAGDTGEVGDISEPAGDRAQTCRRRHRNRELRRSCHGNRFGKACQCLQHRSAWQHGKTH
- a CDS encoding MCP four helix bundle domain-containing protein; the protein is MNVSDMKIGVRLSIGFAVTLLLLIAVAGISYQRIGTLDSEIDQLTHVQFPKTVQANNVIDAINAIARQMRNAYIYSGAEQQKSLDSLGPQRKIIDENLDKLDKSITSDKGKEILKKVKDARIAYRADQDKFIELLKADKKAEVVALMQGSLRKNQTDYLGAVNEIIDFQSALMETEGKDAGASAESAQRLMLILGLVATILTALFGWFITRSITGPISDAMAVADAIAAGDLNKRIDIKSSDETGKLLLSMQKMVETLKGFYAAQNEMKKQHDAGTISYRIPADSFAGSYREMAVMTNELVAAHIAVKMKIVDVVSRYALGDLSLDMDKLPGEKAKITVAIDGVKSSLQSVNGEIAKLVEAAVRGDFTVRGEADKYQYDFRKMVDGLNRLMQVSDTGLNEVVRVLGALAKGDLTEKITNDYQGTFGRLKDDSNTTVDRLAEIVSQIKESTESINVASKEIASGNTDLSSRTEEQASSLEETASSMEELTSTVKQNAENARQANQLATGASDVAVRGGDVVGQVVTTMSSINESSKKIVDIISVIDGIAFQTNILALNAAVEAARAGEQGRGFAVVATEVRNLAQRSAAAAKEIKELIGDSVEKVGAGTKLVDEAGKTMEEIVSSVKRVTDIMAEITAASQEQSSGIEQVNQAITQMDEVTQQNAALVEQAAAAAESMEEQAGNLSQAVSIFKLTQQAGRPAMAKVSAPAKVANLSNHRKPAQLAHHAPAKPKAAKAAGGGDSEWNEF